In Candidatus Vicinibacter proximus, the genomic stretch CGAGAACTATATAAATTACATTTAAAAAGAGCTGAACATAAATATAAATCAATAAATCCTATGAAATTATATATGTTAAATGAGGATGAAAGAAATATCTGTGATAAAGCCTGTTCTTTTACATATGATAAGCCACATGCCATATATGATAATTGCCAAGACATTATTGACGATATAAAATCAAACAATGTCTTTTCTGAATTTAACAAAAGCAAACAAAAACTAATATTCAAGATAAGACCTGACAAAGCAGGTGTAAATAATGCATACATAAAAAACTTTGTGAAAAAATTAATGGAAAATAATCATATTGATAATGATGGAGAATCGGAATTAATCGCTCTGCTAAGTGGTGAAAAACCAAAATCATTGATAAACTGGAAGGGAACAAAAGGAAGTAAAAATGCTAAAGCAGAACTATGTAGAATATTTTATACTATTGCAGATAATAAATTATTGTTTAACCCAAGTGTACCTTGGGAAAATATACAGTCCAAATTTATAATAAACGAAGAGATTGTTACAAATTTAAAAGTAGCAGCCGGTAATAAAAAAATTGATGATTATTCAGAAGAAATAGTCAAATCAGCATTTAAACTAAAAATATGATTATCCCATCGAATCTATTACAAAGACAATGGGTCAAATATTAATTCAATATTAAATTACTAAGAGAATTTCCATAACCAATTAAAACCTACTTACCTACTCTTGCCTTCTAAATTAACGAGTAGGTAAAATCTGATATTATGTTTGCAGCGCACTAATCAAAGTGTGCACTACTCGTGCGTCAGAGTAAAATTTAAAAAAATGAATTTTTTAACTTTATTATCCCCGGAACAAAAGTGGTTAAGTCAGGAAGACGCTATGGCCAAGACCGGTCTCAAGAGGACTACCCTCTACAAATTAAGAAATCTCCATAAAGTAAAATGGAGTCAGATAGGACGGAAAGTGTTCTATTTAAACAAAAGCCTGGATGAATTGCTAGATAATAATTCTAGTGAATTTGACTTTAAAACAAAACATACCAATAAATAAAACAATTAGTGATTGGGAGCAACTGGCTATTGCAACCCATAATCCACTAAAAAATAATTCAATTTTAAAATAAATTATATGATTAAAAATATTAAAATTTCTACCGTGAGTAGTCACGTAAAAATAGGTAATCCAATTACATTAGAAGAATATGTTAATGCAATAGTTGATGGTACTTTTAAAACCAAAATCGACCAACTAAGAATGAGTTCTAAAATGGGGAAGTTACAAGAGGTTGAGAATATAAAAAGAAATCTCCCAGCAATAACACCTCATGGAGTTTTCGAAACAAGATCTGGGAATATACCACCTGTTAAATACAGTCAGATTTTGGCAGTCGACATTGATCACCTAAGTGCGCAGAAGATAGATCCAATACAATTCAAGAAACAACTTAGAAATAATCCACATGTGGTATGCGCTCATCTAAGCTGTTCAGGTGATGGCATGGTAATTTTTATAAAACACTCAGGGGATGTGATAGAACATCAGGAAGCGGTTGAACAAATATGTAATTATATTGAATACAATTTAAATGTTAAAGTAGATAAAAAAGTAAG encodes the following:
- a CDS encoding helix-turn-helix domain-containing protein; its protein translation is MNFLTLLSPEQKWLSQEDAMAKTGLKRTTLYKLRNLHKVKWSQIGRKVFYLNKSLDELLDNNSSEFDFKTKHTNK